A stretch of DNA from Desulfosarcina ovata subsp. ovata:
CCTAACAACTGGGAGGTGTCGGTGGCCTCGATGGCCGCCGGGGGGATTCCGAATTCGGTCGGGTCAAACGGCAGGGTCGGCAGAAACCCACCTCGCTTGCAGTAGATATGGTCCTGCCGTTTGGGGTCTGGATCGAAGCAGGCGTTCAGTTGACCGTGGCTGGCCGGCGGATCGCTGATACAGTCAATCCCGTTGACAAGGGTCCGCCAATAGGCCTTCAGATTTTCCGATTGGGCAAACATGCCACCCATGCCAATAATAGCGATCAACGGATGCGCAGGCTTTTTTTCTTTTTTCATTTCAAAATATTAAGATCGGGTTAGGGTAATGGGGTTGGGCAGGGGGACGCCCCTTTCAAAACGTTTTTTGTTGCATGGCAGCCACCCGGATGATGAATCAGGGGCCAAATATAGATCATTGACCGTTAAATTACAAGAGATTGACATGGATGATTTTACTTGTTAGATCGATATAACAACATGACAGGCTAATCTCCATGATTCATTACTATACCAATCGGGAAATCTCCGAAAAACTTGAAATCAACCTGGCCCGCTGGAAGCGTTGGTCAAGATCGTTTCTGCCACCGGATCCGCTGGGTGGCATGCAGTCGGGCTATGCGCGCCAGTATGTTTACAAGGATTTGTTCAAGGTTTTTCTGGGTGGGCATCTGCTTTCCCACCTGAAACTGAGCGTTGCCGAAAGCCAGCAGGTGATTGAGGATTTAACCCCATGGCTGAAAAGATGGGGATTTTTAGATCTGAAGACCAATGGATCCAAAGGGGCGACGGAGCAGTATCGGGCTGCCATGGATTACATACGGGTCTTTTTTCATGCATTGCCGGAAAGTGGCCCGAAGGCAGTCATCGGTTTTCGATACCTGGTTCAGCAAATTGTGGACGTACAGCAAGAGACCGTGGAAAATCGGCGGTATCTGACCCAGAGAATCGAAGAAACCCTCATCCATGGGGATGCGGCAGAAACAAATTCTTTTTATGCGCATCCGGGCGTCCACATGCTCAACCTTTCCGCCCTCGCCGGCCGGTTGGTTCAGCGGTTGCGTGGATAGCCGTCTGAATGAAGACTTCTTGAACATGGGGATTTCCCGGAAAAACGAGGCAAGCCGCTTTTTACGAGACCGTCAAGCGTTGAATGTCTTCCTCGTTGACAGGATCGAGAAGCCGGTAAATCGACGGGATACGGATGCCCTGGTTTTTTAAACCGGCCAGGCGGGTCATCACCGCGGCACCGTAAAGCAGGTTTATGGCCACACCGACAGTGGTGCGCTTTTCCGGCGCTTCCAGGTAACTGCCATTGACCCACTCATTGAAAGCACCCATGGCCGGTCCGCACCAGATCTGGTAATCGATGGCCCGGTCGGCGGCACCATGCTTGGCCCACAGGGAGGCCCGCCCCAGATAGGACCTGAACACCAGCGCCATTTGATGCTTGGGATCTTTTTCCGCCCGTTCGACCTGGCTTTGATCGCGCTGCATGAAAAAGGTGCGCGTGTTGGCCCATTCCTGTTCAAACGTGCATTTCAAAAACGAGCCCTCGACCAGTTTGCGCTGGTCCTGCGGCACTTCGTCAAAACGGTCGTAAGTCCGATAGATCTCATATAATTTGGCTCCCCGCATGGAAAACATGGTTCCCCGTTTGAGCACCTGGACCTTGACGCCCATCTCGAACATGTCCGCTGCCGGGGCCATGGTGATATCGGCCTGACGGGCTTCGGCCAGCATTTTTTTAACCAATGGCGAAGTGTCCGCTTCGACGCAGGACTGGTTGATCGAACCGGTCAAAATCCAGGCTGCCCCCATGGCAAAGGCCGCAGCTGCCGATTCGGGGGTGGCGATGCCACCGGCAAGCCCGACCCGGAGAGGGACATCAAAGGCATGCTGCGCGGCGATTTCATCCCGCAGGGCCGTGAGGGTGGGGAAAAGACAAAGCGCCGGGCGATTGTCGGTGTGTCCGCCCGAGTCGGCTTCGGCAGTCAGGTCCTGGGCCATGGGGATCTTTCGCGCCAGTTCCGCCTGTTCAGCGGTGATGTTGCCGTTTTCGAGCAGGCGCTGCAGGTGCTTTTCCGCAGGTGGCGAAAAAAACTTGCGGGCCACCTCTTCGCGGGAAACCTTGGCAATGATTCGGTTGGGGCAGACAATCCGTCCCTCTGCATCACGATGAATGCCATGCAGGCGAAATTGCACCAGGGGGGTGGTCAGGTCCAGATAGGCGGAGGCCGAAACCAGGCGAACGCCTTTGGCGATGTAAAGGTCCACGGTTTTCTGTTCCAGGGCCATGTCGTTCGGGCTGTGGATCAGGTTGAAACCATGGGGAATATTGCCGAGATGCGCCTGCAGGGTGTCAATGGCCGCCTCGATTTGGTCGATGGAGAGTCCGCCGGCACCGAAAAAACCGATCATACCGGCCCGTCCGGCAGCCTCCACCATGGCCGTGGAGGTGATGCCGTTGGCCATGGCACCGCAGATGTAGGCGAATTTGAGTCCATGATCGGCTTT
This window harbors:
- a CDS encoding PfaD family polyunsaturated fatty acid/polyketide biosynthesis protein, producing MINYGCWKAERQLPGTGNAAWRQALRDLSRPLFVVDVGGMPGVVQDGIATLSAQSTGDPDTYPLLGWLPVFSPASLGDPGFKADHGLKFAYICGAMANGITSTAMVEAAGRAGMIGFFGAGGLSIDQIEAAIDTLQAHLGNIPHGFNLIHSPNDMALEQKTVDLYIAKGVRLVSASAYLDLTTPLVQFRLHGIHRDAEGRIVCPNRIIAKVSREEVARKFFSPPAEKHLQRLLENGNITAEQAELARKIPMAQDLTAEADSGGHTDNRPALCLFPTLTALRDEIAAQHAFDVPLRVGLAGGIATPESAAAAFAMGAAWILTGSINQSCVEADTSPLVKKMLAEARQADITMAPAADMFEMGVKVQVLKRGTMFSMRGAKLYEIYRTYDRFDEVPQDQRKLVEGSFLKCTFEQEWANTRTFFMQRDQSQVERAEKDPKHQMALVFRSYLGRASLWAKHGAADRAIDYQIWCGPAMGAFNEWVNGSYLEAPEKRTTVGVAINLLYGAAVMTRLAGLKNQGIRIPSIYRLLDPVNEEDIQRLTVS